The genomic stretch CATACATATGCCAATGTTTCCAAGTTTTTGTGCACATCTTCGGCCCCTATATAAATAAAATGGGCATTTTTAATACAATCAAATCCAGATAAAACAGGAATGCAAAGTTTACGCGTATGTTCATCAGCCAAGACAAATAATTTGTCATGTGGGCATTGGGTTATTGCCTTATTGAGATTTTCTTCTAAGTTATGGCAGATAATAACTTCTTGTTTACTCATATTTTCTATTATTTGCCTGCAAATTTAGGTAAAAAAGCAAAAAGATGACCGTTCTTTGCTTACAAATAATTACTTTTGTACGTTAAAATATAAAATAATGAAAGGAATTTTACCGGTTTATTGTAGGACGATGGGATATGTTGTTCTGTTGTTGTCTGTTTTCGTACCGTTGCTCATGTTTATGTTTGGCATGATAAATGATAGTAACTTGTTGTTTACAAAGGCTTCTATCAAGTTACTTATCTGGTTTTCTCTGTTTATGATCTTCTTGGCAAAAGTGAAGGATGAGAATGAGAAGATTTCCCGAATACGTGTCAAGGCTATTTGTTATGCTATTTATTTGCTGGGCATTTATTATATTGTAATGTTGGTCAGAGGAGTATATAATGGAAATCTGGAAGAAGCGGATAATTCCATTGCTATAGTTTATATGGCTTTTAATGTTATTTGTCTGGAATTTGGCGTACAAAAAAGCCGGGTTGACCGATTATTTAAGAAATAAATACATTTTTCCGTTAAACCTTTTGTTGACAAGAGTGTCCAAAGGACATTAGGCATTAAAATTTCAAGGAAAAAAATGAAGAAGTTAATATTATTGTTGTTACTGGTATGTACCTGTGCAACTCTCTCTTGGGCGCAAAGTGGCAAGCGCATAACCGTGACGGGATCTGTGATTGATGGTGATGATAAAAGCCCGGTTGGACAAGCTACCGTACAATTACTTTCTCTACCCGATAGTACAATGGTGGTAGGAAATGTTACCAATAACAACGGAGTATTCTCTATTGCCGCCCGTCCGGGAAAATATGTACTTAAAATTTCATTTGTAGGTTATCTTACTCAGGAAAAATCTTTGCAGCTGACAGCTGGTAAACCGAGCGTTAATATTGGAACGGTCACTTTACCTACCGATGCTATCATGTTGGGTGAGGCAGTTATTGTAGCCGAGGCTCCGCAAGTAACCATTTCAGAAGATACTATTGGTTATAATGCTTCTGCTTATCGTACTCCTGAGGGGGCAATGTTGGAAGAGTTGGTGAAAAAACTTCCGGGAGCAGAAATAGATGACGATGGTAATATCAAAATCAATGGTAAGGAAGTAAAAAAGATTATGGTAGACGGCAAAGAGTTTTTTGGTGGCGATGTGAAGACCGGTTTGAAGAATCTGCCAGTCGATATGGTGGAAAAACTGAAAACATATGATAAGAAGTCCGATTTGGCACGCATTACGGGTATTGATGATGGTGAGGAGGAAACAGTGCTCGATTTGACGGTAAAGAAGGGGATGAATCAGGGTTGGTTTGGAAATGTGGATTTGGCGGCCGGTACGGAAGACCGTTATGCGGGAAGAGCTATGATTAACCGTTTTTATGATAAAACTCAATTCTCTATTATTGGTTCCGCCAATAATGTGAATGATCAGGGATTTTCGGGAGGAGGACCTCGTTGGAGGCGTAACAATGGATTGAACGCAACTAAAATGCTAGGAGCGAATTTTGCTACAGAAACAGAAAAAATGGAAGTGGGAGGTAGCATGCGTTACAACTATCGTGATGCGGATGTAGTAACAGTAGGATCTTCACAGCGTTTTTTGCAGTCGGGGGATTCTTATTCCAATTCAAACAAAGCCGATCGTAATAAAGTGACTGATTTCAATGCGGATTTTCGTATGGAATGGCGTCCCGATTCAATGACCAATATTATTTTTCGGCCGAATGTTTCTTATAATAAAACAAAAGGGACTTCGGCAACAGAATCAGGAACTTTTAATGAGGACCCTTACCAATATGTGGTAAATCCCAATGATTATCTGAACTTTAACAATATAGGTACCGATGACCCGTTAAGGGATACTCGTATTAATGCTACCAATGAACACAATTTGTCAAAATCAAATAGTTTGTCGGCTAATGCAACTTTACAGCTGAATCGGAAACTGAATGATAAAGGACGTAATATTACATTCCGTGGTTCGTTTGGATATGGAGATGATGACAGCGATCAGTATGCTCAATCGGAAACCCGTTATTATCAGATAAAGAATTATTTAGGAGGGGACTCCATTGAATATCGTAATCAATACATTACGATGCCTACTAAAAATTATAATTATACAGCACAATTTACTTATAGCGAACCTATAGCACGGGCTACTTTCCTGCAATTTAGTTATAGATTCCAATATAAGAATAGCAAGAGTGATAAATCGACATATGATTTGGGGTATCCTTGGAATATAAATGACGGATTACCCGAAGACTATGAAACTGCTTATGTAGATAGCTTGAGTAAGGATGCTGAATATAAATACTTTAATCATGATATCTCTTTAGGACTACGATTTATCCGGGAGAAATATCAGTTGAGTGCCGGCATGTCCTTACAGCCTCAAAATACGAAATTGTCCTATAAGAAGGGAGATTACATGACTGATACCACAAGAACGGTATTCAATTTTGCTCCGAATCTGGATTTTCGTTATCGCTTCTCTAAGGTAAGTCAGCTGCGTATCACTTATCGTGGGCGTAGTAGTCAGCCTAGTATGGAAAACCTGCTGCCGATTGTCGATAATTCCAATCCGTTGAATATCCGTGTGGGTAATCCTGGTTTGAAGCCTTCGTTTGCCCATACCATGCGTTTGTTTTATAACACTTATAATGCCGAGAAACAGCGTGGGATAATGACCCATGTAAATTTCACTGCTACTCAGAATAGTATCAGTAATAGTACGATATATGATGAGAATACGGGTGGTACTACTTCAACTCCTCAGAATATCAATGGAAACTGGAATGCGTTTGGTATGTTCGGTTTTAATTCGGCTTTGAAGAATAAAAAGTTTACTATAAATTCTTTTTCTCGTGTTAACTACCGGAATCAAGTAGCGTTCTTATACAATAAGGAAACATTGCATGATGATAAGAATACGACTACCGGCTTGACTTTGGCGGAGAATCTGAATGGGTCCTATCGGAATGACTGGTTTGAATTTTCATTGAATGGTTCTATTGAATATACAGCGGAACGTAGCAAGCTGCGTCCTGAAAAGAACCAAAATCCTTATACATTCTCATATGGAGCGAGTACCAATGTCACTCTACCATGGCAGATGACATTGTCTACTAATATCACCAACCAGTCCCGTAGAGGATATGATGATGCCAGTTTGAACAATAATGAACTGATTTGGAATGCCCAAATAGCACAAAGTTTATTGAAGGGAGCAGCAACTGTTAGTTTTGAAATGTATGACATTTTAAAACAACAGAGCAATATCAGCCGTTCTTTGACTGCAGATGTACGTTCGGTTACCGAATACAACAGTATCAATAGTTACTGTATGGTGCATTTTATCTATCGTCTGAATATTTTTGGAAGTAAAGCCGCTCGTGACAAGATGATGAATAGCCATAGGGGATTCGGTGGTCCCGGTTTTGGTCCCGGTCCAGGAAGACATGGCCGGCGTCCTTTTTAAATGAAACTATATCTTAATCTTTTCCCAATCTATATTGTTATAGGTTGGGATTTTTTTTATAAGTTTGCTTATAAGTAAATTACTTGGAATTATATGGTAGAGTGGAGTATCTTTAATGAAATCTTTGCTGTTGCTTTTAACGTGCTTTATTTTGTGATTATCATCGGAACTATCTTTATAGTGATACTTGATAATCGTAATCCTGTTAAAACAATGGCATGGGTACTTGTACTCTTTTTCCTGCCCATTGTGGGGCTTGTATTCTATTTCTTTTTCGGCAGAAGCACACGTAAGGAGAAATTGATCAGCAAGAAAGGGTTCACCCGTCTTATAAAACGTCCTATGGCAGAATACCAAGCGCAAAAGGCGTTTAAGTGTCCTGATGAACAGTACCAGTTGATGCGTTTTTTCCGGAAAGTGAATAATGCTTTGCCCTTTGAAGGAAATGCGACGGAAGT from Phocaeicola dorei encodes the following:
- a CDS encoding TonB-dependent receptor translates to MKKLILLLLLVCTCATLSWAQSGKRITVTGSVIDGDDKSPVGQATVQLLSLPDSTMVVGNVTNNNGVFSIAARPGKYVLKISFVGYLTQEKSLQLTAGKPSVNIGTVTLPTDAIMLGEAVIVAEAPQVTISEDTIGYNASAYRTPEGAMLEELVKKLPGAEIDDDGNIKINGKEVKKIMVDGKEFFGGDVKTGLKNLPVDMVEKLKTYDKKSDLARITGIDDGEEETVLDLTVKKGMNQGWFGNVDLAAGTEDRYAGRAMINRFYDKTQFSIIGSANNVNDQGFSGGGPRWRRNNGLNATKMLGANFATETEKMEVGGSMRYNYRDADVVTVGSSQRFLQSGDSYSNSNKADRNKVTDFNADFRMEWRPDSMTNIIFRPNVSYNKTKGTSATESGTFNEDPYQYVVNPNDYLNFNNIGTDDPLRDTRINATNEHNLSKSNSLSANATLQLNRKLNDKGRNITFRGSFGYGDDDSDQYAQSETRYYQIKNYLGGDSIEYRNQYITMPTKNYNYTAQFTYSEPIARATFLQFSYRFQYKNSKSDKSTYDLGYPWNINDGLPEDYETAYVDSLSKDAEYKYFNHDISLGLRFIREKYQLSAGMSLQPQNTKLSYKKGDYMTDTTRTVFNFAPNLDFRYRFSKVSQLRITYRGRSSQPSMENLLPIVDNSNPLNIRVGNPGLKPSFAHTMRLFYNTYNAEKQRGIMTHVNFTATQNSISNSTIYDENTGGTTSTPQNINGNWNAFGMFGFNSALKNKKFTINSFSRVNYRNQVAFLYNKETLHDDKNTTTGLTLAENLNGSYRNDWFEFSLNGSIEYTAERSKLRPEKNQNPYTFSYGASTNVTLPWQMTLSTNITNQSRRGYDDASLNNNELIWNAQIAQSLLKGAATVSFEMYDILKQQSNISRSLTADVRSVTEYNSINSYCMVHFIYRLNIFGSKAARDKMMNSHRGFGGPGFGPGPGRHGRRPF